One Bifidobacterium angulatum DSM 20098 = JCM 7096 DNA window includes the following coding sequences:
- the rlmB gene encoding 23S rRNA (guanosine(2251)-2'-O)-methyltransferase RlmB, giving the protein MALKKGPTKGSGGKHRNALRGKGPTPKAEDRVYHKAYAAKKAADRRKMSDPRLAARRRADKFSTGNTTDLVFGRNSVLEALRVGVPSNTLYVMSRIEHDDRTREIVKIASAHGLRMMEADRLEMDRIARSSNHQGVILKVEPYQYSSLAELADRADKKSRAMEAANSAAARISARPLFIALDGVTDPQNLGAVIRSAAAFGANGVILPERRSASVTAAAWKVSAGAAAHLPVCRVVNLTKAIEALKARGYYVVGLDGGGDKLVGETGFETDPLVVVLGSEGKGLSRLVREACDAIAGIPISSQVESLNASVAAGISLYAVANERRKAADR; this is encoded by the coding sequence ATGGCACTTAAGAAAGGACCGACCAAGGGGTCGGGTGGAAAGCATAGGAACGCACTTCGAGGCAAAGGGCCGACGCCCAAAGCCGAAGATCGCGTGTATCACAAGGCATATGCGGCCAAGAAGGCCGCCGACCGACGCAAGATGTCCGATCCGCGACTGGCGGCTCGACGCCGCGCCGACAAGTTCTCGACAGGCAACACCACGGATCTGGTATTCGGCCGCAATTCCGTCCTCGAGGCGTTGCGCGTCGGCGTACCGTCGAACACGCTGTACGTGATGTCCCGCATCGAACATGACGACCGTACTCGTGAAATCGTGAAAATCGCAAGCGCCCACGGGTTGCGCATGATGGAGGCCGACCGACTGGAGATGGATCGCATCGCCAGGTCCAGCAACCATCAGGGCGTGATTCTCAAGGTCGAGCCATACCAGTATTCCTCGCTGGCGGAGCTTGCCGATCGTGCGGACAAGAAATCCCGCGCCATGGAAGCTGCGAACTCCGCTGCGGCACGCATCAGCGCCAGGCCGCTGTTCATCGCATTGGACGGGGTGACCGATCCGCAGAATCTCGGTGCGGTGATTCGTTCCGCAGCCGCATTCGGCGCCAATGGCGTGATTCTACCGGAGCGCCGCTCCGCTTCGGTGACCGCCGCGGCGTGGAAGGTTTCGGCGGGCGCCGCAGCCCATCTGCCGGTATGCCGCGTAGTCAACCTCACCAAGGCCATCGAAGCGTTGAAGGCTCGCGGCTACTATGTGGTGGGTCTTGACGGCGGCGGCGACAAGCTGGTTGGCGAAACCGGTTTCGAAACCGATCCGCTGGTAGTGGTGCTCGGCTCGGAAGGCAAGGGTCTCAGCCGTCTGGTTCGTGAGGCGTGCGACGCCATCGCCGGCATTCCGATCTCCAGTCAGGTGGAGTCCCTGAACGCGTCCGTCGCGGCCGGCATCAGCCTGTATGCCGTGGCCAACGAACGCCGTAAGGCAGCTGACCGCTGA
- the dcd gene encoding dCTP deaminase — MLLSDRDILTAQAEGHISLDPWTPEMVQPASIDVRLDRFFRLFNNHAYTYVDPAENQGELTEQFEVKADEPWILHPGEFALGSTWEYVKLDASIAARLEGKSSLGRLGILTHSTAGFIDPGFEGHITLELSNVSTLPVKLWPGMKIGQMCFFQLSSPAEHPYGSAGTGSHYQGQRGPTPSRSYENFYRARITD, encoded by the coding sequence ATGCTGTTGTCCGACCGCGACATTCTGACCGCACAGGCCGAAGGACATATTTCATTGGATCCATGGACGCCGGAGATGGTGCAGCCTGCCTCAATCGACGTCAGGCTCGACCGGTTCTTCCGTTTGTTCAACAATCACGCCTACACCTATGTCGATCCCGCCGAAAACCAGGGCGAGCTGACCGAACAGTTCGAGGTCAAGGCGGACGAGCCGTGGATCCTGCATCCGGGGGAATTCGCGTTGGGATCCACTTGGGAGTATGTCAAACTCGATGCCAGCATCGCGGCTCGCCTGGAAGGCAAAAGCTCGCTTGGACGCCTGGGAATCCTGACGCATTCCACAGCCGGATTCATCGACCCCGGTTTTGAGGGGCATATCACGTTGGAACTGTCCAACGTCTCCACGCTACCGGTCAAGCTGTGGCCTGGCATGAAAATCGGTCAGATGTGCTTCTTCCAGCTCAGCTCCCCGGCGGAACACCCGTACGGGTCCGCCGGCACCGGATCGCATTACCAGGGGCAGCGCGGCCCGACGCCGAGCCGTTCCTATGAGAACTTCTACCGCGCGCGCATCACCGACTGA
- a CDS encoding cation:proton antiporter, which yields MAVIELILCIIAIVVASSFLSRFIPKVSTPLVQIALGALASQLPFFQGVQLNPELFMVLFIAPLLYLEAHDIDKSELLKTVKLSLSLAIGLAIATMAAVGFALHSIWPAMPLAAGLALGAALGPTDAVAVSSLGKEASLTTRQRSVLKGESLFNDASGIVGFQFAISAAITGEFAVGKATGEFIVSFIGGAAFGFIVGLFINWLFETVRSLGWENTTTRILMELFLPVLLYVGAEECHVSGILSVVTAGLLIRFDRTGIGPNVARTNIVSSSVWGVLSFTLNGAVFILLGMLLPQAMTASWSDPNVSNKQLLTVILLITVVVITLRFIWVASMLCLARDTTTGKRRKMSPDRWRSAAVMTFGGPKGAITLSLMFTIPYTIAAGAEFPMRDELIFIAAGVIVMTLLLANFTLPLLAPNHAENTSSEMFEVTIEVLRQTVEELTTRITPDNRRAVLMVIDSYTKRISRLKQLAGIVDLHGYEQLKLQALYWEKEFVRARQAEVRAHPNANKAVQELNLEACERMLDQIMNSLRHASANPESGHTVSQIRGRIRRFQHRTGNIVKRVGNRIRRTTPLVSEDQIFAHTQVLQVEAIDHVIERLSEEMTKDTYNTEFCSALILDYRRAEASLKSRPNMEGSTEAANQAADIKRDSYGIELGVVQDMLEAGDITRAQAKALRRNIYVMQVDADSGV from the coding sequence GTGGCCGTAATCGAACTTATTCTCTGCATTATCGCCATTGTCGTGGCGTCATCATTTCTCAGTCGCTTCATACCCAAGGTATCCACGCCGCTCGTGCAGATCGCGTTGGGCGCCCTTGCCAGCCAGCTGCCGTTCTTCCAGGGCGTACAGCTGAACCCGGAATTGTTCATGGTGCTGTTCATCGCGCCGCTGCTGTATCTCGAAGCCCATGACATCGACAAGTCCGAATTGCTGAAAACCGTGAAACTCAGCCTATCCCTTGCCATCGGACTGGCCATCGCCACCATGGCAGCGGTCGGATTCGCCCTGCACTCGATCTGGCCGGCAATGCCCTTGGCGGCCGGACTGGCCTTAGGTGCCGCCTTGGGGCCAACCGACGCCGTCGCCGTCAGCTCATTAGGCAAAGAGGCTTCGCTGACCACGCGCCAACGCAGCGTATTGAAAGGCGAATCCCTGTTCAACGACGCTTCGGGCATCGTCGGGTTCCAGTTCGCGATCTCTGCCGCCATCACCGGGGAATTCGCCGTTGGAAAAGCCACCGGGGAATTCATCGTCTCGTTCATCGGGGGAGCGGCGTTCGGATTTATCGTCGGACTGTTCATCAACTGGCTGTTCGAAACCGTCCGCTCGCTGGGATGGGAGAACACCACCACCCGCATTCTCATGGAACTGTTCCTTCCGGTGCTGCTGTATGTGGGAGCGGAGGAATGCCATGTGTCGGGTATTCTTTCCGTAGTCACTGCAGGTCTGCTGATCCGTTTCGACCGTACCGGAATCGGGCCGAACGTGGCACGTACCAATATTGTGTCCTCAAGCGTGTGGGGAGTACTGTCGTTCACGCTGAACGGCGCGGTGTTCATTCTGCTGGGCATGCTGCTGCCCCAGGCGATGACGGCAAGCTGGTCCGATCCGAACGTCAGCAATAAGCAACTGCTGACGGTGATCCTGCTGATCACCGTTGTGGTGATCACGCTTCGTTTCATCTGGGTGGCTTCCATGCTGTGTCTCGCGCGCGACACCACAACCGGCAAGCGTCGCAAAATGTCGCCCGACCGCTGGCGTTCCGCCGCGGTCATGACATTCGGCGGCCCCAAAGGCGCCATCACATTGTCGCTGATGTTCACCATTCCTTACACCATTGCGGCAGGCGCGGAATTCCCCATGCGCGATGAACTGATCTTCATCGCCGCCGGCGTCATCGTCATGACGTTGCTGCTGGCCAACTTCACGCTGCCGCTGCTGGCGCCGAACCATGCCGAAAACACTTCGTCCGAAATGTTCGAGGTCACGATCGAGGTGCTGAGACAGACGGTGGAGGAACTCACCACCCGCATCACCCCGGACAACCGCCGTGCAGTGCTGATGGTCATCGATTCCTACACCAAACGCATCAGCCGTTTGAAGCAGCTCGCCGGCATCGTCGACTTGCACGGCTATGAACAGCTCAAGCTCCAGGCACTGTATTGGGAGAAGGAATTCGTGCGTGCCCGGCAGGCCGAGGTCAGGGCGCATCCGAATGCCAACAAGGCTGTGCAGGAACTGAATCTGGAAGCGTGCGAGCGCATGCTCGACCAGATCATGAATTCGCTTCGACATGCGTCCGCGAACCCGGAATCAGGGCATACCGTATCCCAGATTCGCGGCCGTATCCGCCGATTCCAGCATCGAACGGGCAATATCGTCAAGCGCGTAGGCAATCGCATCCGTCGAACCACTCCGCTTGTCAGCGAAGATCAGATCTTCGCGCACACGCAGGTGCTTCAGGTCGAAGCCATCGATCATGTCATTGAACGACTCAGCGAGGAAATGACCAAAGACACCTACAACACGGAATTCTGCTCCGCACTGATCCTTGATTATCGTCGAGCCGAAGCCTCGCTGAAATCACGCCCGAATATGGAGGGAAGCACCGAGGCCGCCAATCAGGCAGCCGATATCAAACGGGACAGCTACGGCATCGAGCTCGGCGTTGTGCAGGACATGCTCGAAGCCGGCGATATCACCCGTGCGCAGGCCAAGGCGCTGCGTCGCAATATCTACGTGATGCAGGTGGATGCGGATTCGGGAGTCTGA
- a CDS encoding nucleoside deaminase yields MNDDKAMRCALELAHRAAEHGDVPVGALVLDAHGHIAGEGWNTREVDGDPLAHAEVAAMREAAEHGWNLADCTLVVTLEPCPMCAGACIQTHIGRIVFGAWDAKLGACGSVWDIPRDPHVGSVPEVYGGVMERECAQVLSEFFAARR; encoded by the coding sequence ATGAACGATGATAAGGCGATGCGTTGTGCGCTGGAATTGGCGCATCGCGCCGCAGAGCACGGTGATGTGCCTGTAGGCGCACTGGTGCTTGATGCGCATGGACATATTGCGGGCGAGGGATGGAACACCCGTGAGGTCGATGGCGATCCGTTGGCCCACGCGGAGGTCGCGGCCATGCGTGAGGCAGCCGAACATGGCTGGAATCTTGCCGATTGCACGTTGGTGGTTACGTTGGAGCCGTGCCCGATGTGTGCGGGCGCATGCATACAGACGCATATCGGGAGAATCGTGTTCGGCGCGTGGGATGCCAAGCTCGGCGCCTGCGGGTCGGTGTGGGATATTCCCCGCGATCCGCATGTAGGTTCCGTGCCGGAGGTGTATGGCGGTGTTATGGAGCGGGAATGCGCCCAGGTGCTGAGTGAGTTCTTCGCGGCTCGCCGTTGA
- a CDS encoding sulfite exporter TauE/SafE family protein — MDYEQAALHGSARRTLCILLAVGLIAGLFSGMFGIGGGTVIVPALVWIGLTQRQAAATSICAIIITSISGVISYAHGGDVDWIAALLLAVGMMVGSQIGSWLLSRLSEVFLRWFYVVFLCFVIVSQICFTPSRDSSIALTPETGIAIILVGVFIGTLAGLLGIGGGAIAVPSLSLIFGASDLIARGTSLLAMFPSSITATVANSKRNLVIVKDGLVIGIVSALSAPLGTMIAGTVSPRVGTNLFTVYLVVIAARCLWTALKITPAARGLVARITHGYHAK; from the coding sequence ATGGATTACGAACAGGCAGCACTTCACGGCAGCGCACGACGCACACTGTGCATTCTTCTTGCGGTAGGCCTCATCGCCGGCCTGTTCTCCGGCATGTTCGGCATCGGCGGCGGCACCGTCATCGTGCCGGCGCTCGTCTGGATCGGTCTGACGCAACGGCAGGCCGCGGCGACCTCGATCTGTGCGATCATCATCACGTCGATCTCCGGTGTGATCTCCTATGCGCACGGCGGCGACGTGGACTGGATTGCCGCGCTGCTGCTGGCCGTGGGCATGATGGTCGGCTCGCAGATCGGCAGCTGGCTGCTGTCTAGGCTCTCCGAGGTGTTCCTACGCTGGTTCTACGTGGTCTTCCTCTGCTTCGTGATTGTTTCACAGATATGTTTCACGCCGTCCAGGGATTCTTCAATCGCATTGACGCCGGAGACCGGCATCGCCATCATCCTCGTGGGCGTATTCATCGGCACACTGGCCGGACTGCTCGGCATCGGCGGCGGCGCCATCGCCGTTCCATCGCTGTCGCTGATCTTCGGCGCCTCCGACCTCATCGCACGCGGAACCTCGCTGCTCGCCATGTTCCCCAGCTCGATTACCGCGACAGTGGCGAACAGCAAACGCAACCTCGTAATCGTCAAGGACGGACTCGTCATCGGCATCGTATCCGCGCTTTCCGCACCACTCGGCACCATGATCGCCGGCACCGTCAGCCCACGCGTCGGCACGAATCTCTTCACCGTCTATCTGGTCGTCATCGCCGCACGATGCCTGTGGACCGCATTGAAGATCACACCGGCAGCACGCGGCCTGGTGGCACGCATCACACACGGCTATCACGCCAAATAA
- a CDS encoding alpha-galactosidase, translating to MSHIQQFQGNTANGTAITVVYAQQPAVDVAVAFAFVGNDLPRLVHWGRPISAPETLVGAYDAQNPQRVSGALDYTPWPSVLPTQSESWIGADRFDVSRDGRKLFCKFTVTNISAETVEAGNAYDMTVEGGYPQWKVSDSPKATPTITATAEDAEQGVRIVWTCELDASGLMRQKASVINIGSGQLEVGKVELAYTIPADATEILTTTGHHLHERSPQRQPLTVGRFERVSMVGRPDFDATLLLSAGETGFGFTRGDVYSAHVGWSGNSVLSIERLPYTAGVLGGGEVLLGGEISLGEGEEYATPWLYGSYGTGLNEVSSRFHSYIRNVHRDWRAEHGIAAKPRPVILNTWEAVYFNHDYDTLTALADKAAESGVERFVVDDGWFGSRRDDTSGLGDWEISQDVWPDGPKSLKALADYVHGKGLEFGLWFEPEMVNPDSNMFRNHPDWVMKPTANRLPMQGRTQQVVDLTNPDAYAYVYGAMDKLVGELGIDYIKWDHNKLVTEEVSPRTGRPAAHAQTLAVYRIFHDLKAAHPGLEIESCSSGGGRIDVGILEVADRVWVSDCVDPVERADIQRYTSLLVPPEMMGEHVGDSPAHSTHRATSQEMRMAMAFFGHMGVEWNLLKQPQEDIDKLHEWVSEFKKHREWFAVDTVVHSDAADPAVRVDGCVMPNKDAAIYRFTQLTTSQTYPAAPVRLPGLDPDAVYEVSPLEVSLDLAKQDIGNGQSPLGWWTAEGVRMTGRALASYGIRPPALHPAQAVLFKVVRV from the coding sequence ATGTCGCACATTCAACAATTCCAAGGCAATACCGCAAACGGCACCGCGATCACTGTCGTGTACGCGCAGCAGCCGGCCGTCGATGTGGCGGTGGCATTTGCGTTCGTCGGCAACGATCTGCCTCGACTGGTGCACTGGGGTCGGCCGATCAGCGCTCCCGAAACGCTGGTGGGCGCTTATGACGCGCAGAATCCGCAGCGCGTCTCCGGTGCGCTTGACTACACCCCGTGGCCGAGCGTCCTGCCCACACAGTCGGAATCCTGGATCGGCGCCGACCGCTTCGATGTGAGCCGTGACGGACGCAAGCTGTTCTGCAAATTCACCGTCACGAACATCTCCGCCGAAACCGTCGAAGCCGGCAATGCCTACGATATGACGGTGGAAGGCGGCTACCCGCAGTGGAAGGTGTCGGATTCCCCCAAGGCCACGCCGACCATCACCGCCACTGCCGAAGACGCCGAGCAAGGCGTCAGAATCGTATGGACCTGCGAGCTTGATGCCAGCGGTCTGATGCGTCAGAAGGCGTCCGTGATCAATATCGGTTCCGGCCAGTTGGAAGTCGGCAAGGTGGAACTTGCCTACACCATTCCCGCGGACGCCACCGAGATTCTGACCACAACCGGCCATCATCTGCATGAGCGTTCCCCGCAGCGCCAGCCGCTCACCGTGGGACGCTTCGAACGGGTCTCCATGGTCGGGCGCCCGGATTTCGATGCCACGTTGCTGCTCTCCGCGGGCGAGACGGGCTTCGGCTTCACCCGAGGCGACGTGTATTCCGCTCACGTCGGTTGGAGTGGCAACAGCGTGCTTTCCATCGAACGACTCCCCTACACGGCAGGCGTGCTGGGCGGCGGCGAAGTGCTGCTGGGTGGTGAGATCAGCCTGGGCGAAGGTGAGGAATACGCCACCCCATGGCTGTACGGCTCCTATGGCACCGGCCTGAACGAGGTGTCGTCCAGATTCCACTCCTATATTCGCAATGTGCACCGCGACTGGCGTGCGGAGCATGGCATCGCCGCAAAGCCCCGCCCGGTCATCCTCAACACATGGGAGGCGGTCTACTTCAATCACGATTACGACACCCTCACCGCGCTTGCAGACAAGGCCGCGGAAAGCGGCGTCGAACGCTTCGTGGTGGATGATGGCTGGTTCGGCTCCCGCCGCGATGACACGTCAGGCCTGGGTGATTGGGAGATCTCCCAGGATGTATGGCCAGACGGCCCCAAGTCGTTGAAGGCGCTGGCGGACTACGTGCACGGCAAGGGGCTTGAGTTCGGCCTGTGGTTCGAGCCGGAAATGGTCAATCCAGATTCCAACATGTTCCGTAACCATCCCGATTGGGTGATGAAGCCGACCGCGAATCGTCTGCCGATGCAGGGGCGCACCCAGCAGGTCGTCGATCTGACCAATCCGGATGCGTACGCCTACGTGTACGGCGCAATGGACAAGCTGGTCGGAGAGCTGGGCATCGACTACATCAAGTGGGATCACAACAAGCTCGTCACCGAAGAGGTTTCCCCGCGTACCGGGCGCCCTGCGGCACATGCGCAGACCCTTGCCGTCTACAGGATTTTCCATGACCTCAAGGCGGCGCACCCCGGACTGGAAATCGAAAGCTGCTCGTCCGGCGGCGGCCGCATCGATGTGGGCATTCTCGAAGTCGCCGATCGCGTCTGGGTCTCCGACTGCGTCGATCCGGTCGAGCGCGCCGATATCCAGCGCTATACCTCGCTGCTGGTGCCTCCGGAGATGATGGGCGAGCATGTCGGCGACAGCCCCGCACACTCCACGCATCGTGCCACGTCGCAGGAGATGCGCATGGCCATGGCGTTCTTCGGACACATGGGCGTCGAATGGAATCTGCTGAAGCAGCCGCAGGAAGATATCGACAAGCTGCATGAGTGGGTGTCGGAATTCAAGAAGCATCGCGAATGGTTCGCCGTCGATACGGTGGTCCATTCCGACGCGGCCGACCCTGCCGTGCGCGTGGACGGTTGCGTCATGCCGAACAAGGATGCTGCCATCTATCGTTTCACGCAGCTGACCACGTCACAGACCTACCCGGCCGCCCCCGTGCGTTTGCCCGGTCTTGATCCCGATGCCGTATACGAGGTGTCTCCGCTTGAGGTAAGCCTCGATCTGGCCAAGCAGGATATCGGCAACGGGCAGAGTCCGCTGGGTTGGTGGACCGCTGAAGGCGTGAGGATGACGGGTCGTGCGCTTGCCTCCTATGGCATTCGCCCGCCGGCTCTTCACCCGGCCCAGGCCGTGCTGTTCAAGGTCGTTCGCGTCTGA
- a CDS encoding ROK family protein, which translates to MAIHPIPQWFEGSEYTHEVAACITKYGPISRITLAHILGLSQGAVSRITSDLIHNGVIVETEPGETMSATLPKDFTAASNTERRGRPQTGLKLNCRSKTFVGIKLNGTMAHAVVVDAGNNIVTGCHEAPITDSAPDMVTQTLTRLISDCSSEAITTGLPRPYAVGIAVGGHIEHDTTITFAPFLHWDHDVNLSEMVKQATGLPTGVYNDIDSMLVNECWFGSGVGLRSFATLTIGSGVGYSLAMHGKLIDCADKSYGLVGHIPLDPDGPYCDSGHRGCSQCLTDDSIADQYSRLIGKPVTFDDFERDMRNHVPQATKLVNRTCFRLGTLIAIISNIAMPEKIMIAGESAFIAQRGIDTLRNGINAHRHSQAAPVEFEILDHDWSLWARAAASRVIVSHIG; encoded by the coding sequence ATGGCGATACATCCCATCCCTCAATGGTTCGAGGGATCAGAATACACGCACGAAGTAGCGGCCTGTATCACCAAATACGGCCCCATATCACGCATCACGCTCGCGCACATCCTGGGACTGTCACAAGGCGCGGTCTCGCGCATCACCAGCGACCTCATCCACAACGGCGTCATCGTGGAGACGGAACCCGGCGAGACCATGTCCGCCACATTGCCCAAGGACTTTACCGCCGCATCAAACACAGAACGCCGCGGCAGACCACAGACAGGGCTGAAACTGAACTGCCGTTCCAAAACCTTCGTGGGCATCAAGCTCAACGGCACCATGGCACACGCCGTCGTCGTCGACGCGGGAAACAATATCGTCACCGGATGCCACGAGGCGCCGATCACCGACAGTGCGCCGGACATGGTGACGCAAACCCTGACCAGGCTCATCAGCGACTGTTCCAGCGAGGCGATAACAACCGGGCTGCCGCGCCCATACGCCGTGGGCATCGCCGTTGGCGGCCATATCGAACATGACACCACCATCACCTTCGCGCCATTCCTGCATTGGGACCACGACGTGAACCTTTCCGAAATGGTGAAACAAGCCACAGGCCTGCCGACCGGCGTATACAACGACATCGATTCAATGCTGGTAAACGAATGCTGGTTCGGGTCCGGCGTGGGATTGCGCAGCTTCGCCACACTGACCATCGGGTCCGGCGTGGGCTATTCGCTGGCGATGCACGGCAAGCTCATCGACTGCGCGGATAAAAGCTATGGACTGGTGGGGCACATCCCGCTGGACCCGGATGGCCCATACTGCGATTCAGGGCATCGAGGCTGTTCACAATGCCTGACCGACGACTCCATCGCCGACCAATATTCCCGACTCATCGGCAAGCCAGTCACGTTCGACGATTTCGAACGCGATATGCGCAACCATGTGCCGCAGGCGACCAAACTGGTCAATCGCACCTGCTTCCGATTGGGAACGCTTATCGCGATCATCTCGAATATCGCCATGCCGGAAAAAATCATGATCGCGGGAGAGTCGGCGTTCATCGCGCAACGAGGCATCGACACACTGCGCAACGGCATCAACGCGCACCGGCACAGCCAAGCCGCTCCGGTGGAATTCGAGATTCTCGACCATGACTGGTCCTTATGGGCCAGGGCCGCGGCGTCACGTGTAATCGTGAGCCATATCGGCTAG
- a CDS encoding ABC transporter substrate-binding protein — MGTASHIRHKTIARALTRTATAVCAAVMGLGVAGCGTANAGTVTLDFFQYKAEAADWFTAKAREFEKTHPNIKINVNNSSDATTDLRTRLVKNREPDVITINGDINYGMLAEAGVFHDFTDDEIVDELNPGMVKIAKSLVQTTDQSKKRLYAIPYAGNASGYIINADVWKQAGEDPENPPQTWSEFIALLKRFKAKGITPIEASTADPWTLQAPLSSLNSTLVPESEYANLKDGSKKFSDLWSTVSDELVEIYQNYTQKNPAVTYQQATQDLAAGKAAILPLGTYAIPQVRLIDKNANLRFAQMPATDNAKEQQLTAGDDVMLTMGAHTKHEKEAREFVDFLMSDENVKDYSKQQSAFSPYKNTYVGDSALNGVLSFYKAGKLTDFCDHYVPASINIAGFLQTLIQTGNKDKFLSSMQSEYDKIEARNFR, encoded by the coding sequence ATGGGAACAGCATCTCATATAAGGCACAAGACAATAGCCCGTGCGCTCACACGCACGGCAACGGCTGTATGCGCAGCCGTGATGGGATTGGGCGTTGCCGGCTGTGGCACTGCGAACGCCGGCACGGTAACCTTGGATTTCTTCCAATACAAGGCCGAGGCCGCCGACTGGTTTACGGCCAAAGCGCGTGAATTCGAGAAGACCCATCCGAACATCAAAATCAATGTCAACAATTCGTCCGACGCAACCACCGATCTGCGTACGCGTCTGGTGAAGAACCGCGAGCCCGACGTCATCACCATCAACGGCGACATCAATTACGGTATGCTCGCCGAAGCAGGTGTCTTCCACGATTTCACCGATGATGAGATCGTTGACGAACTCAATCCGGGCATGGTGAAGATCGCCAAGAGTCTCGTGCAGACCACTGACCAGTCCAAGAAGCGTTTGTATGCGATTCCATACGCCGGAAACGCAAGCGGCTACATCATCAACGCCGACGTATGGAAGCAGGCCGGCGAAGACCCGGAGAACCCGCCTCAGACCTGGAGCGAGTTCATCGCATTGCTCAAGCGTTTCAAGGCCAAGGGAATCACGCCGATCGAAGCAAGCACCGCCGACCCGTGGACACTGCAGGCGCCGTTGTCCTCGCTGAATTCGACGCTGGTGCCGGAATCGGAATATGCGAATCTTAAGGATGGTTCCAAGAAGTTCTCCGACCTGTGGTCCACGGTGAGCGACGAACTGGTCGAAATCTACCAGAACTACACGCAGAAGAACCCGGCCGTCACCTATCAGCAGGCCACGCAGGATCTCGCTGCCGGCAAGGCCGCGATTCTGCCGCTGGGCACATACGCCATCCCCCAGGTTCGTCTGATCGACAAGAACGCCAACCTGCGGTTCGCGCAGATGCCCGCCACCGACAACGCCAAGGAACAGCAGCTCACCGCCGGTGACGACGTGATGCTGACCATGGGCGCCCATACCAAGCATGAGAAGGAGGCCCGTGAGTTCGTGGACTTCCTGATGAGCGACGAGAACGTCAAGGACTACTCCAAGCAGCAGTCGGCATTCTCCCCATACAAGAACACGTATGTCGGTGATAGCGCGCTCAACGGTGTGCTGTCGTTCTATAAGGCCGGCAAGCTGACTGACTTCTGCGACCATTACGTGCCTGCCAGCATCAATATCGCCGGTTTCCTGCAGACGCTGATCCAAACCGGCAACAAAGACAAATTCCTGAGCAGTATGCAAAGCGAATACGACAAGATCGAAGCCAGGAACTTCAGGTGA
- a CDS encoding carbohydrate ABC transporter permease: MSVNTAAQSAGKPAKKKVSKFSKRKVDPAFYWMTVPAAILVGIFLYFPFLQGAMYSFTNSQGYGDFKFIGLKNYFAMFQDARVGHAYLFTIFIAVLITIGTNFLGMFLAVLLNSKIAFKNGFRAIFFIPYTLSVLVIGYVFKYIFMTPLPELGQALHIDWLSTSMLSNPDLAWFPIVFLSIWQGVAYSTLLYLAGLQTIDNEIYEAAAIDGVSAWQNFWQITFPLIGPFFTINMVLSLKNSLGAFDQIMALTKGGPDSKTETVSYLIFQNGLGNGEYSYQMANAVTFFIVLAVLAFVQLKFFGNKEKV, translated from the coding sequence ATGAGTGTCAATACTGCTGCACAATCCGCTGGAAAGCCGGCGAAGAAAAAGGTCTCGAAGTTCTCCAAGCGCAAGGTCGATCCGGCGTTTTATTGGATGACGGTTCCGGCTGCGATCCTGGTGGGCATATTCCTGTACTTCCCGTTCCTTCAGGGAGCGATGTACTCGTTCACGAATTCGCAGGGATATGGCGATTTCAAGTTCATTGGACTCAAGAACTACTTCGCCATGTTCCAGGATGCGCGCGTGGGCCATGCCTACCTGTTCACGATTTTCATCGCGGTCCTGATCACCATCGGCACGAATTTCCTCGGCATGTTCCTGGCGGTGCTGCTGAACTCCAAGATCGCCTTCAAGAACGGGTTCCGCGCCATCTTCTTCATCCCGTACACCTTGTCGGTGCTGGTCATCGGCTATGTGTTCAAGTACATCTTCATGACCCCGCTGCCGGAGCTCGGTCAGGCGTTGCACATCGACTGGCTGTCCACGTCGATGCTGTCCAATCCCGATCTGGCTTGGTTCCCGATCGTGTTCCTGTCGATCTGGCAGGGTGTGGCGTATTCCACGCTGCTGTACCTGGCGGGCCTGCAGACCATCGATAACGAGATCTACGAGGCCGCGGCCATCGATGGCGTGAGCGCATGGCAGAACTTCTGGCAGATCACCTTCCCGCTGATCGGCCCGTTCTTCACCATCAACATGGTGCTGAGCCTCAAGAACTCGCTTGGCGCATTCGACCAGATCATGGCGTTGACCAAGGGCGGCCCGGATTCCAAGACCGAAACCGTCTCCTACCTGATCTTCCAGAACGGCTTGGGCAATGGCGAATACTCCTATCAGATGGCGAACGCGGTCACGTTCTTCATCGTGCTGGCTGTTCTCGCGTTTGTGCAGCTGAAGTTCTTCGGCAACAAGGAAAAGGTCTGA